The window AGGAGCGTCAGCCCGGGGGCGAGGGTGGCGATGTGGATCAGGTACTGGGCGATGCGGTCGCTGCCCTCGACCGGGCGGCGGACGGCGCCGACCATCCCGCCGCCGTCGGCGGCCATCGTGGCGTCCGGGTCGAGGAGGCCCACCAGGGCCTCCATGTCCCGTGCCTCCCACGCCTGCTTGAAGAGCCGCACGAGACCGGCCTGCCCGGCCTTCGGGACCGCCGGTGCCTGTGCGGCGCGAACACGGCGGCGGGCGGAGGACGCCAGCTGCCGGCAGGCCGCGGGGGTACGGCCGACGATCTCGGCGATCTCGGCGAAGGAGTACCGGAAGACGTCGTGGAGGACGAACGCCACACGTTCGGCCGGCGTCATCGACTCCAGCACGACGAGGAAGGCCATGTCGACCGACTCGTCCAGGGTGATCCGGTCCGCCGGGTCGGCCCCGTCGCCGCCCGCCGGCCCGCTGATCCACTCCGTACGGTCGGGCAGCGGCTCGGGTATCCACTCGCCGACGTAGCGCTCGCGCCGGACCCGCGCCGAGCCGAGCAGGTCCAGGCAGACACGGCCGGCCACCGTCGTCAGCCAGGCGCCGGGCGACCGGACGGCCTCCTGCTGC of the Streptomyces sp. 1222.5 genome contains:
- the sigJ gene encoding RNA polymerase sigma factor SigJ, which codes for MSTPPEQGHDGSGPGTAVGERRQLVNVAYRLLGSLTEAEDAVQEAYARWYAMSRQQQEAVRSPGAWLTTVAGRVCLDLLGSARVRRERYVGEWIPEPLPDRTEWISGPAGGDGADPADRITLDESVDMAFLVVLESMTPAERVAFVLHDVFRYSFAEIAEIVGRTPAACRQLASSARRRVRAAQAPAVPKAGQAGLVRLFKQAWEARDMEALVGLLDPDATMAADGGGMVGAVRRPVEGSDRIAQYLIHIATLAPGLTLLERTVNGRPGLVAQRSGVTVTVAAFDLTGDRITRIWAVRNPEKLRPWTEDGRS